From one Sciurus carolinensis chromosome 9, mSciCar1.2, whole genome shotgun sequence genomic stretch:
- the Rad54l2 gene encoding helicase ARIP4 isoform X2, producing the protein MSDESASGSDPDLDPDVELEDAEEEEEEEEVAVEEHDRDDEEDLLDDPSLEGMCGTEHDQLGEDGQQPQRCTSTTSSQSEPSEQLKHPQGKILASEDPKKKRAQKPSHMRRNIRKLLREDQLEPVTKAAQQEELERRKRLEQQRKDYAAPIPTVPLEFLPEEIVLRASDGPQLPPRVLAQEVICLDSSSGSEDEKSSRDEVIELSSGEEDTLHIVDSSESVSEEDEEEEKGGTHVNDALNQHDALGRVLVNLNHPPEEENVFLAPQLARAVKPHQIGGIRFLYDNLVESLERFKTSSGFGCILAHSMGLGKTLQVISFIDVLFRHTPAKTVLAIVPVNTLQNWLAEFNMWLPAPESLPADNKPEEVQPRFFKVHILNDEHKTMASRAKVMADWVSEGGVLLMGYEMYRLLTLKKSFATGRPKKTKKRSHPVIIDLDEEDRQQEFRREFEKALCRPGPDVVICDEGHRIKNCQASTSQALKNIRSRRRVVLTGYPLQNNLIEYWCMVDFVRPDFLGTRQEFSNMFERPILNGQCIDSTPQDVRLMRYRSHVLHSLLEGFVQRRGHTVLKIHLPAKEENVILVRLSKIQRDLYTQFMDRFRDCGSSGWLGLNPLKAFCVCCKIWNHPDVLYEALQKENLANEQDLDVEELGSAGTSARCPPQGAKAKGEDSTLTSSMGEATNSKFLQGVGFNPFQERGNNIVTYEWAKDLLTNYQTGVLENSPKMVLLFHLIEESVKLGDKILVFSQSLSTLALIEEFLGKREVPCLPGTEGQGAPKWVRNVSYFRLDGSTPAFERERLINQFNDPSNLTTWLFLLSTRAGCLGVNLIGANRVVVFDASWNPCHDAQAVCRVYRYGQKKPCHIYRLVADYTLEKKIYDRQISKQGMSDRVVDDLNPMLNFTRKEVENLLHFVEKEPAPQASLNVKGIKESVLQLACLKYPHLITKEPFEHESLLLNRKDHKLTKAEKKAAKKSYEEDKRTSVPYTRPSYAQYYPASDQSLTSIPAFSQRNWQPTLKGDEKPVASVRPVQSTPIPMMPRHVPLGGTVSSASSTNPSMNFPINYLQRAGVLVQKVVTTTDIVIPGLNSSTDVQARINAGESIHIIRGTKGTYIRTSDGRIFAVRATGKPKAPEDGRMAASGSQGPSRESTSNGRHSASSPKVPDPEGLARPVSPDSPEIISELQQYADVAAARESRQSSPSTNAALPGPPAQLVDSSAVPGTALGTEPRLGGHCLNSSLLVTGQPCGGRHPVLDLRGHKRKLATPPAAQESARRRSRKGHLPAPVQPYEHGE; encoded by the exons ACCCATCCCTGGAAGGCATGTGTGGCACTGAACATGACCAGCTGGGGGAAGATGGGCAGCAGCCGCAGCGGTGCACTTCAACTACCTCATCTCAGTCTGAGCCTTCAGAGCAGCTTAAGCACCCGCAAGGGAAGATCCTAGCCTCTGAGGACCCCAAAAAGAAGAGAGCTCAGAAGCCCTCTCACATGAGAAGAAACATACG aaAGCTACTCCGGGAGGATCAATTGGAGCCTGTTACCAAAGCAGCTCAGCAGGAAGAGTTGGAAAGAAGGAAGCGCCTGGAGCAGCAGAGGAAAGATTATGCGGCCCCAATTCCTACTGTTCCCCTGGAGTTCCTGCCTG aggAAATTGTCTTAAGAGCAAGTGATGGTCCTCAACTGCCTCCTCGGGTCTTGGCCCAGGAAGTCATTTGTTTGGACAGTAGCAGTGGCAGTGAGGATGAGAAAAGCAGTCGAGATG AGGTGATTGAACTGAGCTCTGGAGAGGAGGACACTCTGCACATTGTGGACAGCAGTGAGTCTGTCAGtgaggaagatgaggaagaagagaagggtGGCACCCATGTGAATGACGCCTTAAACCAGCATGATGCTCTTGGGCGGGTTCTTGTCAACCTGAACCACCCTCCAGAGGAGGAAAATGTCTTCCTCGCCCCACAGTTGGCACGGGCTGTGAAACCTCATCAG ATTGGTGGGATCCGGTTCCTGTATGATAACCTCGTGGAGTCCCTGGAGAGGTTTAAGACCAGTAGTGGCTTTGGCTGTATCCTGGCCCATAGCATGGGTCTAGGGAAAACTTTGCAAGTGATCTCCTTCATTGATGTCCTCTTCCGCCACACGCCAGCCAAAACAGTCCTCGCCATTGTGCCG GTTAATACTCTTCAGAACTGGTTGGCAGAGTTCAACATGTGGCTTCCGGCTCCTGAATCCCTTCCAGCTGACAACAAGCCTGAAGAAGTCCAGCCTCGGTTCTTTAAAGTTCACATCTTGAATGATGAACACAA GACGATGGCATCTCGTGCTAAAGTGATGGCTGATTGGGTGTCAGAGGGTGGGGTGCTGCTGATGGGGTACGAAATGTACAGACTCCTCACTCTGAAGAAATCCTTTGCCACAGGTAGACCGAAGAAAACCAAGAAACGCTCTCACCCGGTCATCATTGATCTGGATGAGGAAGATCGACAGCAGGAGTTTCGTAGAG AGTTTGAGAAGGCCTTATGCCGCCCTGGTCCTGATGTGGTGATCTGTGATGAGGGACACCGCATCAAAAACTGCCAGGCCAGCACCTCACAGGCTCTGAAGAACATACGCTCTCGCCGCAGGGTGGTGCTGACTGGGTACCCCCTGCAGAACAACCTCATCGAGTACTGGTGCATGGTGGACTTTGTACGCCCAGACTTCCTTGGCACTCGGCAGGAGTTCAGCAACATGTTTGAACGCCCTATCCTGAATGGGCAGTGTATCGACAGCACGCCTCAGGACGTACGCCTCATGCGATACCGGAGCCATGTCCTGCACAGCCTGCTGGAGGGTTTTGTGCAGAG GAGAGGCCATACTGTGCTGAAGATTCATCTCCCTGCCAAGGAAGAGAATGTGATCCTGGTGCGGCTCTCTAAGATTCAACGAGATTTGTATACACAGTTCATGGACCGTTTCCGGGACTGTGGTAGCAGTGGCTGGCTGGGGCTGAACCCCCTCAAGGCTTTCTGTGTGTGCTGCAAG ATCTGGAATCACCCTGATGTGCTTTATGAAGCCCTTCAGAAGGAGAACCTGGCCAATGAGCAGGACCTAGACGTGGAAGAGCTTGGCTCAGCAGGGACCAGTGCCCGCTGTCCACCACAGGGAGCAAAAGCCAAGGGAGAGGATAGCACCTTGACTTCCTCAATGGGAGAGGCAACCAATAGCAAGTTCCTACAGGGGGTTGGCTTCAACCCATTCCAGGAGCGAGGCAACAACATCGTCACATATGAATGG GCCAAGGACCTTCTGACTAATTATCAGACCGGAGTCTTAGAAAATTCTCCCAAGATGGTACTGCTTTTCCACCTGATTGAGGAAAGTGTGAAGCTTGGGGACAAGATCCTCGTGTTTAG CCAGAGTCTTTCCACCTTGGCTCTCATTGAAGAATTCCTGGGAAAGCGAGAAGTACCCTGTCTACCTGGTACTGAGGGGCAAGGAGCACCAAAGTGGGTTCGAAATGTCAGCTACTTCC gGCTAGATGGTAGTACCCCTGCCTTTGAGAGGGAGCGACTCATTAATCAGTTCAATGATCCCAGCAACCTCACCACCTGGCTGTTCCTTCTCTCCACAAG GGCTGGATGCTTGGGTGTGAATCTGATTGGTGCCAATCGAGTGGTGGTGTTTGATGCTTCCTGGAACCCTTGCCATGATGCCCAAGCAGTATGTCGGGTATACCGTTATGGCCAGAAAAAGCCCTGTCATATCTATCGTTTGGTGGCTGATTATACGCTTGAAAAGAAGATCTATGACCGTCAGATTTCCAAGCAGGGCATGTCAG ATCGGGTGGTGGATGATCTAAATCCGATGCTGAACTTCACCCGGAAGGAGGTGGAAAACCTACTGCACTTTGTTGAGAAGGAGCCAGCTCCGCAAGCATCCTTGAATGTAAAAGGGATCAAGGAATCAGTTCTACAACTTGCTTGTTTGAAGTACCCTCACCTCATCACCAAG GAGCCTTTTGAGCATGAGTCATTGCTCCTCAACCGAAAGGATCACAAGCTGACCAAGGCTGAGAAAAAAGCAGCAAAGAAAAGTTATGAGGAAGACAAACGCACATCAGTTCCCTACACCCGCCCATCGTATGCACAGTATTACCCTGCCAGTGACCAGAGCCTGACCAGCATTCCTGCCTTCAGTCAGAGGAACTG gCAACCAACACTGAAGGGTGATGAAAAGCCTGTGGCCAGTGTTCGTCCTGTACAGTCCACCCCCATCCCTATGATGCCGCGGCATGTCCCACTGGGAGGCACTGTAAGCTCTGCTTCCAGCACAAATCCATCCATGAACTTCCCAATCAACTACTTGCAGCGGGCAGGAGTCCTTGTGCAGAAGGTGGTCACCACAACAG ATATTGTTATTCCTGGACTCAACAGTTCTACAGATGTTCAGGCTAGAATTAATGCTGGTGAGAGCATCCACATCATCCGTGGGACAAAAG GGACGTACATTCGCACCAGTGATGGACGGATCTTTGCTGTCCGGGCAACTGGCAAACCAAAGGCCCCTGAAGATGGTCGGATGGCTGCCTCAG GTTCCCAGGGACCTTCTCGTGAGTCCACAAGCAACGGCAGACACAGTGCCTCATCACCCAAAGTCCCTGACCCTGAGGGGCTGGCCAGGCCCGTCTCTCCCGACAGTCCGGAGATCATCAGTGAGCTCCAGCAGTATGCAGATGTGGCTGCTGCTCGGGAATCCCGTCAGAGCTCCCCAAGCACCAATGCCGCCCTGCCTGGCCCCCCGGCCCAACTCGTGGACAGCAGTGCTGTTCCTGGGACAGCTCTTGGAACTGAGCCACGGCTTGGGGGTCATTGCCTCAATAGTTCCCTCTTGGTGACTGGCCAACCTTGTGGTGGCAGGCACCCAGTGCTAGACTTAAGGGGCCACAAGCGAAAGTTGGCCACTCCACCTGCCGCCCAGGAGTCAGCCCGCCGGCGGTCCAGGAAGGGCCATCTGCCAGCCCCCGTGCAGCCGTATGAACACGG AGAGTGA
- the Rad54l2 gene encoding helicase ARIP4 isoform X3, with amino-acid sequence MSDESASGSDPDLDPDVELEDAEEEEEEEEVAVEEHDRDDEEDLLDDPSLEGMCGTEHDQLGEDGQQPQRCTSTTSSQSEPSEQLKHPQGKILASEDPKKKRAQKPSHMRRNIRKLLREDQLEPVTKAAQQEELERRKRLEQQRKDYAAPIPTVPLEFLPEEIVLRASDGPQLPPRVLAQEVICLDSSSGSEDEKSSRDEVIELSSGEEDTLHIVDSSESVSEEDEEEEKGGTHVNDALNQHDALGRVLVNLNHPPEEENVFLAPQLARAVKPHQIGGIRFLYDNLVESLERFKTSSGFGCILAHSMGLGKTLQVISFIDVLFRHTPAKTVLAIVPVNTLQNWLAEFNMWLPAPESLPADNKPEEVQPRFFKVHILNDEHKTMASRAKVMADWVSEGGVLLMGYEMYRLLTLKKSFATGRPKKTKKRSHPVIIDLDEEDRQQEFRREFEKALCRPGPDVVICDEGHRIKNCQASTSQALKNIRSRRRVVLTGYPLQNNLIEYWCMVDFVRPDFLGTRQEFSNMFERPILNGQCIDSTPQDVRLMRYRSHVLHSLLEGFVQRRGHTVLKIHLPAKEENVILVRLSKIQRDLYTQFMDRFRDCGSSGWLGLNPLKAFCVCCKIWNHPDVLYEALQKENLANEQDLDVEELGSAGTSARCPPQGAKAKGEDSTLTSSMGEATNSKFLQGVGFNPFQERGNNIVTYEWAKDLLTNYQTGVLENSPKMVLLFHLIEESVKLGDKILVFSQSLSTLALIEEFLGKREVPCLPGTEGQGAPKWVRNVSYFRLDGSTPAFERERLINQFNDPSNLTTWLFLLSTRAGCLGVNLIGANRVVVFDASWNPCHDAQAVCRVYRYGQKKPCHIYRLVADYTLEKKIYDRQISKQGMSDRVVDDLNPMLNFTRKEVENLLHFVEKEPAPQASLNVKGIKESVLQLACLKYPHLITKEPFEHESLLLNRKDHKLTKAEKKAAKKSYEEDKRTSVPYTRPSYAQYYPASDQSLTSIPAFSQRNWQPTLKGDEKPVASVRPVQSTPIPMMPRHVPLGGTVSSASSTNPSMNFPINYLQRAGVLVQKVVTTTDIVIPGLNSSTDVQARINAGESIHIIRGTKGTYIRTSDGRIFAVRATGKPKAPEDGRMAASGSQGPSRESTSNGRHSASSPKVPDPEGLARPVSPDSPEIIKSDDSWHY; translated from the exons ACCCATCCCTGGAAGGCATGTGTGGCACTGAACATGACCAGCTGGGGGAAGATGGGCAGCAGCCGCAGCGGTGCACTTCAACTACCTCATCTCAGTCTGAGCCTTCAGAGCAGCTTAAGCACCCGCAAGGGAAGATCCTAGCCTCTGAGGACCCCAAAAAGAAGAGAGCTCAGAAGCCCTCTCACATGAGAAGAAACATACG aaAGCTACTCCGGGAGGATCAATTGGAGCCTGTTACCAAAGCAGCTCAGCAGGAAGAGTTGGAAAGAAGGAAGCGCCTGGAGCAGCAGAGGAAAGATTATGCGGCCCCAATTCCTACTGTTCCCCTGGAGTTCCTGCCTG aggAAATTGTCTTAAGAGCAAGTGATGGTCCTCAACTGCCTCCTCGGGTCTTGGCCCAGGAAGTCATTTGTTTGGACAGTAGCAGTGGCAGTGAGGATGAGAAAAGCAGTCGAGATG AGGTGATTGAACTGAGCTCTGGAGAGGAGGACACTCTGCACATTGTGGACAGCAGTGAGTCTGTCAGtgaggaagatgaggaagaagagaagggtGGCACCCATGTGAATGACGCCTTAAACCAGCATGATGCTCTTGGGCGGGTTCTTGTCAACCTGAACCACCCTCCAGAGGAGGAAAATGTCTTCCTCGCCCCACAGTTGGCACGGGCTGTGAAACCTCATCAG ATTGGTGGGATCCGGTTCCTGTATGATAACCTCGTGGAGTCCCTGGAGAGGTTTAAGACCAGTAGTGGCTTTGGCTGTATCCTGGCCCATAGCATGGGTCTAGGGAAAACTTTGCAAGTGATCTCCTTCATTGATGTCCTCTTCCGCCACACGCCAGCCAAAACAGTCCTCGCCATTGTGCCG GTTAATACTCTTCAGAACTGGTTGGCAGAGTTCAACATGTGGCTTCCGGCTCCTGAATCCCTTCCAGCTGACAACAAGCCTGAAGAAGTCCAGCCTCGGTTCTTTAAAGTTCACATCTTGAATGATGAACACAA GACGATGGCATCTCGTGCTAAAGTGATGGCTGATTGGGTGTCAGAGGGTGGGGTGCTGCTGATGGGGTACGAAATGTACAGACTCCTCACTCTGAAGAAATCCTTTGCCACAGGTAGACCGAAGAAAACCAAGAAACGCTCTCACCCGGTCATCATTGATCTGGATGAGGAAGATCGACAGCAGGAGTTTCGTAGAG AGTTTGAGAAGGCCTTATGCCGCCCTGGTCCTGATGTGGTGATCTGTGATGAGGGACACCGCATCAAAAACTGCCAGGCCAGCACCTCACAGGCTCTGAAGAACATACGCTCTCGCCGCAGGGTGGTGCTGACTGGGTACCCCCTGCAGAACAACCTCATCGAGTACTGGTGCATGGTGGACTTTGTACGCCCAGACTTCCTTGGCACTCGGCAGGAGTTCAGCAACATGTTTGAACGCCCTATCCTGAATGGGCAGTGTATCGACAGCACGCCTCAGGACGTACGCCTCATGCGATACCGGAGCCATGTCCTGCACAGCCTGCTGGAGGGTTTTGTGCAGAG GAGAGGCCATACTGTGCTGAAGATTCATCTCCCTGCCAAGGAAGAGAATGTGATCCTGGTGCGGCTCTCTAAGATTCAACGAGATTTGTATACACAGTTCATGGACCGTTTCCGGGACTGTGGTAGCAGTGGCTGGCTGGGGCTGAACCCCCTCAAGGCTTTCTGTGTGTGCTGCAAG ATCTGGAATCACCCTGATGTGCTTTATGAAGCCCTTCAGAAGGAGAACCTGGCCAATGAGCAGGACCTAGACGTGGAAGAGCTTGGCTCAGCAGGGACCAGTGCCCGCTGTCCACCACAGGGAGCAAAAGCCAAGGGAGAGGATAGCACCTTGACTTCCTCAATGGGAGAGGCAACCAATAGCAAGTTCCTACAGGGGGTTGGCTTCAACCCATTCCAGGAGCGAGGCAACAACATCGTCACATATGAATGG GCCAAGGACCTTCTGACTAATTATCAGACCGGAGTCTTAGAAAATTCTCCCAAGATGGTACTGCTTTTCCACCTGATTGAGGAAAGTGTGAAGCTTGGGGACAAGATCCTCGTGTTTAG CCAGAGTCTTTCCACCTTGGCTCTCATTGAAGAATTCCTGGGAAAGCGAGAAGTACCCTGTCTACCTGGTACTGAGGGGCAAGGAGCACCAAAGTGGGTTCGAAATGTCAGCTACTTCC gGCTAGATGGTAGTACCCCTGCCTTTGAGAGGGAGCGACTCATTAATCAGTTCAATGATCCCAGCAACCTCACCACCTGGCTGTTCCTTCTCTCCACAAG GGCTGGATGCTTGGGTGTGAATCTGATTGGTGCCAATCGAGTGGTGGTGTTTGATGCTTCCTGGAACCCTTGCCATGATGCCCAAGCAGTATGTCGGGTATACCGTTATGGCCAGAAAAAGCCCTGTCATATCTATCGTTTGGTGGCTGATTATACGCTTGAAAAGAAGATCTATGACCGTCAGATTTCCAAGCAGGGCATGTCAG ATCGGGTGGTGGATGATCTAAATCCGATGCTGAACTTCACCCGGAAGGAGGTGGAAAACCTACTGCACTTTGTTGAGAAGGAGCCAGCTCCGCAAGCATCCTTGAATGTAAAAGGGATCAAGGAATCAGTTCTACAACTTGCTTGTTTGAAGTACCCTCACCTCATCACCAAG GAGCCTTTTGAGCATGAGTCATTGCTCCTCAACCGAAAGGATCACAAGCTGACCAAGGCTGAGAAAAAAGCAGCAAAGAAAAGTTATGAGGAAGACAAACGCACATCAGTTCCCTACACCCGCCCATCGTATGCACAGTATTACCCTGCCAGTGACCAGAGCCTGACCAGCATTCCTGCCTTCAGTCAGAGGAACTG gCAACCAACACTGAAGGGTGATGAAAAGCCTGTGGCCAGTGTTCGTCCTGTACAGTCCACCCCCATCCCTATGATGCCGCGGCATGTCCCACTGGGAGGCACTGTAAGCTCTGCTTCCAGCACAAATCCATCCATGAACTTCCCAATCAACTACTTGCAGCGGGCAGGAGTCCTTGTGCAGAAGGTGGTCACCACAACAG ATATTGTTATTCCTGGACTCAACAGTTCTACAGATGTTCAGGCTAGAATTAATGCTGGTGAGAGCATCCACATCATCCGTGGGACAAAAG GGACGTACATTCGCACCAGTGATGGACGGATCTTTGCTGTCCGGGCAACTGGCAAACCAAAGGCCCCTGAAGATGGTCGGATGGCTGCCTCAG GTTCCCAGGGACCTTCTCGTGAGTCCACAAGCAACGGCAGACACAGTGCCTCATCACCCAAAGTCCCTGACCCTGAGGGGCTGGCCAGGCCCGTCTCTCCCGACAGTCCGGAGATCATCA AGAGTGATGATTCATGGCACTATTAG